The DNA region TTAGATACAGACAATAAAGGATTCACGTTCAACGGAAAATCTTCCGGTTCAGTCATTGAAATTCCATCCGATCGTCAGAAAAGAATTAATGAATTGACAAAAGCTGCTAAAGAAGTGGAAGATTCAACTAAAAATTTAAAAAATAAATCTTCTGAAAATTAAACTGCTTCTAAATTTTAAAACTTATAATAAGAATTCGTTCCTCGCTAAATTAAATTTCAGATTCAGATAGAAATTAATAATTTTACGCGATGGAAACAAAAGATAGCAACGGAAATATTCTTCAAAACGGCGATGCCGTTTTACTAATTCAAAATTTAAAAGTAAAAGGATTTTCAAAAGATCTCAAACGGGGTACGGTTGTAAAAA from Saprospiraceae bacterium includes:
- a CDS encoding alkylphosphonate utilization protein; protein product: METKDSNGNILQNGDAVLLIQNLKVKGFSKDLKRGTVVKNIRLTDDPDAIEGKVEGSVLVLKTCYLKKK